From Triticum urartu cultivar G1812 chromosome 2, Tu2.1, whole genome shotgun sequence, a single genomic window includes:
- the LOC125539370 gene encoding F-box/LRR-repeat protein At3g48880-like — MAPPAVRSWGELQHDLLVAIMSRVGAPDLLSGGAPRTCSAWWAAARDPLAWRRVDLRDWTARTSARRAAGSGATRGSISVQDALTGDLEVAATRADGRMEAVLLPEFADEGHLMFLAERSPNLHYFSFPTTCVTSDDFCEVISKLQSLKGMAVDESLVNYEVLLHVHQCCPDFLELKVFALYVDEDMASVICESLPRLKKLEIPNSDMSCAAIVKFLDCLEELEYLDISGYETSAISSSVLHKASRLKAFIWNSKFELGEFMDCSNCGEHNINPQEPCKCTMDNKVMDWLAGPSQTA, encoded by the exons ATGGCGCCGCCGGCGGTCCGGTCGTGGGGGGAGCTGCAGCACGACCTCCTTGTGGCGATTATGTCCCGCGTGGGCGCCCCCGATTTACTTTCTGGCGGCGCACCCCGTACCTGCTCTGCGTGGTGGGCCGCCGCTCGCGACCCGCTCGCATGGCGCCGCGTTGATCTCCGGGACTGGACAGCCCGGACCTCCGCCCGGCGCGCGGCTGGGTCCGGTGCCACCAGAGGGAGCATCTCCGTCCAGGACGCTCTCACCGGCGACCTTGAGGTCGCCGCAACGCGGGCAGATGGTCGGATGGAGGCTGTGCTCCTCCCGGAGTTTGCCGATGAAGGGCACCTCATGTTCCTCGCCGAGAG GAGCCCAAACCTGCACTATTTCAGCTTTCCTACCACATGTGTGACTTCTGATGACTTCTGTGAGGTGATCAGCAAACTTCAGTCACTTAAAGGCATGGCGGTGGATGAGAGTCTTGTTAATTATGAAGTCCTCCTCCATGTGCACCAGTGTTGCCCAGATTTTCTGGAGCTGAAAGTGTTTGCTCTCTATGTGGATGAAGATATGGCCTCCGTAATTTGCGAGTCCCTTCCGCGGCTGAAGAAGCTCGAGATACCAAATTCTGATATGTCCTGTGCTGCAATAGTAAAATTCCTGGATTGCCTAGAGGAGCTTGAGTATCTGGATATATCAGGTTATGAGACCTCGGCCATCTCAAGCAGCGTGCTTCATAAAGCTTCACGGCTCAAGGCCTTTATCTGGAACTCGAAGTTTGAGCTCGGCGAGTTCATGGATTGCTCAAATTGTGGAGAACACAACATTAATCCTCAGGAGCCCTGTAAGTGCACCATGGATAACAAAGTCATGGATTGGCTGGCTGGGCCATCGCAAACTGCCTGA